In one window of Notolabrus celidotus isolate fNotCel1 chromosome 17, fNotCel1.pri, whole genome shotgun sequence DNA:
- the armc1 gene encoding armadillo repeat-containing protein 1 produces the protein MSAEMDALTVVNQLRDLAADPLNRRAIVEDQGCLPGLILFLDHPNPQVVYSALLAVRYLAECRANREKMKGELGMMLSLQNVMQKSTSPGETKLLASEIYEILQSAGQEEAEQAEAAAASCRRKAHFFLGSSNKRAKTVVLHIDGLDDPTRRSLCEEALLKIRGVISFTFQMAVKRCVVRVRSDLKADALGTAINSTKVMIAQQVVKTEDGGELIVPFQENSAVLVEENLDIPDYLPEEESPSQEQDKAVTRVGSITDGMGWLSTAANFVTRSFYW, from the exons ATGAGTGCGGAGATGGATGCACTGACTGTGGTGAACCAGCTGCGAGATCTTGCAGCAGACCCTCTGAATCGAAGAGCCATAGTAGAAGACCAAGGCTGTCTTCCGGGTCTCATCCTGTTCTTGGACCACCCCAACCCACAGGTCGTCTACTCTGCTTTATTG GCTGTGCGCTACCTGGCAGAATGTCGAGCCAACAGGGAGAAGATGAAGGGCGAGCTGGGCATGATGCTGAGTTTGCAGAACGTCATGCAGAA GAGTACGTCACCTGGAGAGACCAAACTGCTGGCCTCTGAGATCTACGAGATCTTGCAGTCAGCGGGTCAAGAAGAAGCCGAGCAGGCCGAGGCCGCAGCGGCTTCCTGCCGGCGTAAAGCCCATTTCTTCCTGGGCTCCAGCAACAAGAGGGCCAAAACCGTGGTGCTCCACATCGATGGACTTGACGACCCT ACTCGGAGGAGTCTCTGTGAGGAGGCGTTGTTGAAGATTCGGGGGGTCATCAGCTTCACCTTCCAGATGGCTGTGAAGAGATGTGTTGTCAGGGTCCGCTCTGACCTTAAAGCTGAC GCGTTGGGCACAGCCATCAACTCCACCAAAGTAATGATCGCTCAGCAGGTGGTGAAGAcagaggacggaggagag ctcATTGTTCCATTCCAGGAGAACTCAGCAGTCCTGGTCGAGGAGAACTTGGACATCCCAGACTACCTGCCGGAGGAGGAAAGCCCGTCCCAGGAGCAGGACAAGGCGGTGACACGCGTCGGCTCCATCACGGACGGCATGGGCTGGCTCAGCACAGCCGCCAACTTCGTGACGCGCTCCTTTTACTGGTGA